A genomic window from Prochlorococcus sp. RS04 includes:
- a CDS encoding lipid-A-disaccharide synthase-related protein: MSHSLLFICNGHGEDVIASEIIKRLLKKIKNKNIEVLPLVGNGDVFNSIKSKNFRKIGYLKELPSGGFSNQSLKGFVLDLFAGFLIDNLRNFLLVKQKSKHKCKIIAVGDFLPLIYAWSSECDFSFIGTPKSDHTWSSGPGWDLSDFYHKLKGSEWDPWEMFLMKSPRCKNLIMRDKITANNLYKKNIDAKYLGNPMMDFVNVTNDKISNIISFKRIILLVGSRYPEALKNLDNFLNCLQDFDLSKELVILLPLSINANVIQIQNYLNKYGFIKQSKVKFLIDEDSVWKKKDQYLVIGKGKFNSWASMAEVGLSNAGTATEQIAGLGIPSLSLPGPGPQFTKSFAKRQSRLLGGSVLVCKNKKILLKRLSFLLKGKVYRSEQAKIGKKRMGESGASKKIVDAINLHLLS; this comes from the coding sequence GTGTCTCATTCTCTATTATTTATATGCAACGGTCATGGAGAAGATGTAATCGCATCGGAGATAATAAAAAGATTACTAAAAAAAATAAAAAATAAAAATATTGAAGTTTTGCCGTTAGTAGGAAATGGAGATGTATTTAATTCCATAAAATCAAAGAATTTTCGTAAAATAGGATATTTAAAAGAGCTGCCTAGTGGAGGTTTTAGCAATCAAAGTCTGAAGGGATTTGTGCTTGATTTGTTTGCAGGATTTTTAATCGATAATTTAAGAAATTTTCTACTTGTAAAACAGAAGTCAAAACATAAATGCAAAATTATCGCTGTAGGCGATTTTTTGCCATTAATCTACGCTTGGAGTTCAGAATGCGACTTTAGTTTCATTGGAACCCCCAAAAGTGACCATACTTGGAGTAGTGGGCCAGGTTGGGATTTAAGCGATTTTTATCATAAGTTGAAAGGTTCTGAATGGGATCCATGGGAAATGTTTTTAATGAAATCTCCAAGATGTAAAAATTTAATTATGAGAGATAAAATTACAGCTAATAATTTGTATAAAAAAAATATTGATGCAAAATACTTGGGTAATCCAATGATGGATTTTGTCAATGTAACAAACGACAAGATATCAAATATTATTTCTTTTAAAAGGATTATTTTATTAGTTGGCAGTAGATACCCTGAAGCTCTTAAAAATCTTGATAATTTTCTAAATTGTTTGCAAGATTTTGATTTATCAAAGGAATTGGTAATACTTTTGCCTTTGAGCATTAACGCGAATGTGATTCAAATTCAAAATTATTTAAATAAATATGGTTTTATAAAGCAAAGTAAAGTTAAATTTCTTATTGATGAAGATTCAGTATGGAAAAAGAAAGATCAATATCTAGTGATAGGAAAAGGTAAATTCAATTCATGGGCCAGTATGGCAGAAGTTGGTTTGTCTAATGCAGGAACTGCTACAGAGCAAATTGCTGGCCTTGGAATTCCATCCCTTTCTCTACCGGGACCTGGACCACAATTTACAAAATCATTTGCAAAAAGACAATCAAGATTATTGGGAGGTAGTGTTTTAGTTTGCAAGAACAAAAAAATTCTTTTAAAACGTTTAAGTTTTCTTTTGAAAGGAAAAGTTTATAGGTCAGAACAAGCAAAAATTGGAAAAAAAAGAATGGGGGAATCCGGAGCAAGTAAGAAAATCGTAGATGCCATAAACCTTCATTTGTTATCTTAG
- a CDS encoding histidine phosphotransferase, producing the protein MPFANNQRITRRRSSAGPTPPKRPIGNNSESIGRQAQGPRPTFLTLRDHGKVFVADLPNLSDGQLAHISKEANEVLNSLEKRLSDLENEPNVSNPENDTLIKASTKRDVTLRFIKSIEEEQEHRKNNPALRDAASESLPRTFLEVARHRLPGATFDSLLREALEACAVDESTEENKVIDEPKETVKIMDIPSSNTNASLVVSIDSSDDSKNDSI; encoded by the coding sequence ATGCCCTTTGCAAATAATCAAAGAATCACACGTAGACGTAGTTCAGCTGGTCCTACACCCCCCAAAAGACCAATAGGTAATAATTCTGAATCAATTGGTAGACAGGCTCAAGGCCCAAGGCCAACTTTCTTGACACTAAGAGATCATGGGAAAGTTTTTGTCGCTGATTTACCTAATTTGTCCGATGGTCAATTAGCGCATATTAGTAAAGAAGCTAATGAAGTTTTAAATAGTTTGGAAAAAAGACTTAGTGATCTTGAAAATGAACCTAATGTTAGTAATCCGGAAAACGATACGCTGATAAAAGCTTCTACCAAAAGAGATGTCACACTGAGGTTTATTAAATCAATAGAAGAAGAACAAGAACATAGAAAGAATAATCCTGCTTTACGAGATGCTGCATCTGAATCGTTACCTAGAACTTTTCTGGAGGTTGCAAGACATAGATTGCCTGGAGCAACTTTTGATTCACTACTCCGAGAGGCTCTTGAAGCTTGTGCAGTTGATGAAAGTACTGAAGAAAATAAAGTTATTGATGAGCCTAAAGAAACTGTAAAAATTATGGATATACCTTCTTCCAACACTAATGCTTCACTTGTTGTTAGTATCGACTCAAGTGATGATTCTAAGAATGACTCTATTTGA
- a CDS encoding phycoerythrobilin:ferredoxin oxidoreductase, with protein MLIQDTIFYRPDWKWHDFLKYLINNLSKYNCLEKKIPSEYSYKDSTYGSKKSKKNVNLSTWGVTHKKRIQFARAVCINSPNYSVLNFLIIPNTIYNVPFFGVDFVSLPNSYLIVLDFQPSLKIQNQYKNELLEKLIKLKNHCHSSLPLAEKMSADVARFFSPGVIWSKLPKDERSDFLITNQLYTSFKEYIDLYLEILFESKEVNIELQKELINGQNNYLNYRRENDPARPMLSSLFGKEFTESLIEEVLFTT; from the coding sequence ATGTTAATTCAAGATACTATTTTTTATAGGCCAGATTGGAAATGGCATGATTTCTTAAAATATTTAATAAATAATTTAAGTAAATATAACTGTTTAGAAAAAAAAATACCCTCGGAATATTCTTATAAAGATTCAACTTATGGTTCAAAAAAATCAAAAAAAAATGTGAATCTATCTACTTGGGGTGTAACGCATAAAAAAAGAATTCAATTTGCAAGGGCAGTTTGTATAAATAGTCCAAATTATTCTGTTTTAAATTTTTTAATTATTCCTAATACTATTTATAACGTCCCATTTTTTGGAGTAGATTTTGTTTCTCTACCTAATAGTTATTTAATAGTCTTAGATTTTCAGCCTTCATTAAAAATACAAAATCAATACAAGAATGAGTTATTAGAAAAACTTATAAAACTCAAAAATCATTGTCATTCATCACTCCCATTAGCTGAAAAAATGTCTGCGGATGTAGCTAGATTTTTTTCTCCAGGAGTAATATGGTCAAAATTACCAAAAGATGAAAGAAGTGATTTTTTAATTACTAATCAGCTTTATACCTCATTTAAGGAATATATTGATTTGTATTTGGAAATTCTTTTCGAAAGCAAAGAAGTCAATATTGAACTGCAAAAAGAATTGATAAACGGTCAAAATAATTATTTGAATTATAGAAGAGAAAACGATCCAGCAAGGCCAATGTTGTCGAGTTTGTTTGGTAAAGAATTTACTGAATCTTTAATTGAAGAAGTTTTATTTACTACTTAA
- a CDS encoding biliverdin-producing heme oxygenase: MAVALAGQLREGTKKSHTMAENTGFVACFLKGVVEKKSYRKLISDLYFVYEAMEEEIERLVNEEHPVIKPIGFKSLFRKETLVNDLKFYFGENWKNEINISHSAREYVERIREVAKKSPELLVGHHYTRYIGDLSGGQILKRIAKKALNLEGNDGLNFYEFELIADEKKFKEEYSLTLNQLPINQKTADQIIDEANQAFTYNMKMFKELEGNLIAVLGKIVFNYITKKVRKGSTET; the protein is encoded by the coding sequence ATGGCAGTCGCTCTTGCAGGACAATTAAGAGAAGGGACAAAAAAATCCCACACTATGGCAGAAAATACTGGCTTTGTGGCATGTTTTTTAAAAGGAGTTGTTGAAAAAAAATCTTACAGGAAATTAATTAGTGATTTATATTTTGTTTATGAAGCTATGGAAGAAGAAATTGAAAGACTAGTCAATGAGGAACATCCCGTAATAAAACCTATAGGTTTTAAATCATTATTCAGGAAAGAAACTCTTGTAAATGATCTAAAATTTTATTTTGGTGAAAACTGGAAGAATGAAATTAATATTTCTCACTCAGCAAGAGAATATGTTGAAAGAATCCGAGAGGTCGCAAAAAAATCACCAGAGTTATTGGTTGGTCACCACTACACACGCTATATAGGAGATTTATCTGGGGGCCAAATCTTGAAAAGGATCGCTAAAAAAGCATTGAATTTGGAGGGAAATGATGGTTTAAATTTTTATGAGTTTGAATTAATTGCTGATGAAAAGAAATTTAAGGAAGAATATTCCCTTACTTTGAATCAACTTCCAATTAATCAAAAAACGGCTGATCAAATTATTGATGAAGCTAATCAAGCATTTACTTACAATATGAAAATGTTTAAGGAGCTTGAAGGTAACTTGATTGCTGTTTTAGGAAAGATTGTATTCAATTACATTACAAAAAAAGTTAGGAAAGGAAGTACCGAGACCTAA
- a CDS encoding bifunctional pantoate--beta-alanine ligase/(d)CMP kinase, with amino-acid sequence MKKVIIRKTEEIENWRRNLNSEINFIPTMGNLHDGHIKLISTAKNDNSNVNLVSIFINPLQFDNKLDLENYPKTIDNDIKISFSNGADAIFIPSNEDIYPPNNKNIKFLKAPKELSSALCGLNRMGHFDGVCTVVYRLLNIIKPKNLYLGEKDWQQLLILKNLVLRKKLNVAIKSIPTQRDFDGIPLSSRNVHLSKNERKLINFFSSELLEAKKNFQKNKKIDLNQIIKKLLAKKISIEYLEHLHPHTLQKARPKDNISLLAGAIRCGETRLIDHVFLMKRRPIIAIDGPAGSGKSTVTKLIAKKLKLLYLDTGAMYRALSWLMIKEKINYKKEKNLQNILKGISIVFKSNTNSHQDVYVNNYCVTEEIRSQKISSIVSKISSIKEVREFLVEEQRKIGESGGLVAEGRDIGTTVFPHAELKIFLTASIDERAKRRKSDKNSKDSQEIDLHTLKELIKKRDFEDSNREISPLIKANDAIEIITDGYTINEVVDKIIDLYNDKIPKETEIK; translated from the coding sequence GTGAAGAAAGTAATCATAAGGAAAACTGAAGAAATAGAAAATTGGAGGAGAAATTTAAATAGTGAAATTAACTTCATTCCAACAATGGGTAATCTTCATGATGGTCATATTAAACTTATATCAACAGCAAAAAATGACAATTCAAATGTTAATTTAGTAAGTATTTTTATTAATCCACTTCAATTTGATAACAAGTTAGATTTAGAGAATTACCCTAAAACAATTGATAATGATATAAAAATCTCCTTTTCGAATGGCGCAGATGCTATCTTCATCCCAAGTAATGAAGATATATATCCACCGAATAATAAAAATATTAAATTCCTAAAAGCTCCAAAAGAATTATCTTCTGCATTATGTGGATTAAATCGAATGGGACATTTTGATGGCGTTTGTACAGTAGTTTATAGATTACTTAATATCATCAAGCCAAAAAATCTTTACTTAGGAGAAAAAGATTGGCAACAACTTTTAATTTTAAAAAATCTTGTCCTTAGAAAGAAATTAAATGTTGCTATTAAATCCATTCCTACACAAAGAGATTTTGATGGAATTCCTTTAAGTTCACGTAATGTACATTTATCAAAAAACGAAAGAAAATTGATTAATTTTTTTTCAAGTGAGTTATTAGAAGCAAAAAAAAATTTTCAAAAAAATAAAAAGATCGATTTAAACCAAATAATTAAAAAACTATTAGCAAAAAAAATTTCAATTGAATATTTAGAACATTTACACCCTCATACACTCCAAAAAGCAAGACCTAAAGATAATATTTCTTTACTGGCTGGTGCGATAAGATGTGGAGAGACAAGATTAATTGATCACGTTTTCCTAATGAAAAGAAGGCCGATTATTGCAATTGATGGTCCTGCAGGTTCAGGTAAAAGTACTGTAACAAAGTTAATAGCGAAGAAACTTAAACTTTTATATTTAGATACTGGCGCAATGTATAGGGCATTGAGTTGGCTTATGATAAAAGAAAAAATTAATTATAAAAAAGAAAAAAATTTACAGAATATTCTTAAAGGTATATCTATAGTTTTCAAGTCGAATACAAATTCACATCAGGATGTTTATGTTAATAACTACTGTGTTACTGAAGAAATTAGGTCGCAAAAGATAAGTTCCATCGTTTCTAAGATTTCCTCAATAAAAGAAGTAAGAGAATTCTTAGTAGAAGAACAAAGAAAAATTGGAGAATCAGGCGGACTTGTAGCTGAGGGAAGAGATATAGGAACTACTGTTTTTCCTCATGCAGAACTTAAAATATTTTTAACTGCTAGCATCGATGAAAGAGCAAAAAGAAGAAAATCTGATAAAAATAGTAAAGACTCACAAGAAATAGACCTCCATACATTAAAAGAACTTATAAAGAAAAGAGATTTTGAAGATTCCAATAGGGAAATTTCGCCTCTAATTAAGGCGAATGATGCAATAGAAATTATTACGGACGGATATACGATTAATGAGGTTGTGGATAAAATTATTGACCTTTACAATGACAAGATTCCTAAAGAGACTGAGATCAAATAA
- the purM gene encoding phosphoribosylformylglycinamidine cyclo-ligase, translating into MDYKTSGVDIEAGREFVSEIKQAVEGTHTSNVIEGIGGFGGLFRIPIDSFKKPVLVSGTDGVGTKLELAQSKNFHFEVGIDLVAMCMNDIITSGAKPLFFLDYIATGKLDKKQLLRVVQGISHGCRENNCSLLGGETAEMPGFYSKNKYDLAGFCVGIVDEDKLINGKKVSENDLIIALKSNGIHSNGFSLVRKIIQNNNQIDKEFEKVSHLNFYDELLKPTKIYNNVINQMLSEDIEIKAMSHITGGGIPENLPRCIPSDFIPYINTSSWQIPTLFKFLKEEGSIPEKDFWNTFNLGVGFCLIIDKQFKEAILSICKDHDIDSWEIGKIVRKNDSTISKFLPEILT; encoded by the coding sequence ATGGATTACAAAACATCAGGTGTGGATATAGAAGCTGGGCGAGAATTTGTTTCTGAAATTAAACAGGCAGTTGAAGGAACTCATACATCTAATGTGATTGAGGGTATTGGCGGGTTTGGAGGTTTGTTTAGAATTCCTATCGATAGTTTTAAAAAACCAGTTCTTGTTTCAGGAACTGATGGTGTTGGAACAAAATTAGAATTAGCACAAAGTAAAAACTTTCATTTTGAGGTTGGTATTGATTTAGTTGCTATGTGCATGAACGATATCATTACTAGTGGTGCAAAACCTTTATTTTTTCTAGATTATATTGCTACCGGTAAGCTCGATAAGAAACAATTATTGAGGGTTGTTCAGGGAATTTCACATGGATGCAGAGAAAATAACTGTTCATTACTCGGCGGAGAAACTGCTGAAATGCCTGGATTTTATTCAAAAAATAAGTATGATCTTGCAGGATTTTGTGTTGGAATAGTTGATGAGGATAAGCTTATTAATGGTAAAAAAGTCTCTGAAAATGACTTAATAATTGCTTTAAAAAGTAATGGGATTCATAGTAACGGTTTTAGTTTAGTAAGAAAAATTATTCAAAACAATAATCAAATAGATAAAGAATTTGAAAAAGTTTCTCACTTAAATTTTTATGATGAGTTATTGAAACCTACAAAAATTTACAATAATGTGATTAACCAAATGTTATCTGAAGATATAGAAATTAAAGCAATGTCTCATATAACTGGAGGAGGAATTCCAGAAAATTTACCAAGATGTATTCCTTCTGATTTTATTCCTTACATCAATACCAGTTCATGGCAAATACCTACTTTATTTAAATTCCTTAAAGAGGAAGGATCTATTCCCGAAAAAGATTTTTGGAATACTTTCAATCTTGGAGTGGGATTTTGTTTAATTATTGATAAACAATTTAAGGAAGCGATATTAAGTATCTGTAAAGATCATGATATAGATAGTTGGGAAATTGGAAAGATAGTTCGAAAAAATGATTCAACAATTAGTAAATTTTTACCAGAAATTTTAACTTAA
- a CDS encoding ribonuclease D, producing MTIKNKNIDLLYNDLTVDLYNLYKKSSYLAIDTEAMGLIHGRDRLCLVQICNEFKRTSCIKIELNTSSAPHLKKLLEDEKITKIFHYARFDVAALKCNLEINTKNIFCTKIASKLARTYTNKHGLKDLINELLGIELDKSSQSSDWGSNEDLTKDQLDYAANDVRYLIEAMHKLKVILERENRYELAQKCFETVSLYADLDILKFSNIFEH from the coding sequence ATGACTATTAAAAATAAAAATATTGATCTTCTTTATAACGATTTAACAGTAGATTTATACAATCTTTATAAAAAATCATCCTACCTAGCTATTGACACTGAAGCAATGGGTTTAATTCATGGAAGAGATAGGCTCTGTTTAGTACAAATATGCAATGAATTTAAAAGAACATCGTGTATAAAAATCGAACTTAATACATCTTCTGCACCTCATTTAAAAAAACTTCTTGAAGATGAAAAAATTACTAAAATATTTCACTACGCAAGATTTGATGTAGCAGCTCTAAAATGCAATCTTGAGATTAATACAAAAAATATTTTTTGTACAAAAATTGCTAGTAAGTTGGCAAGAACTTATACAAATAAACACGGTTTAAAGGATTTAATTAATGAATTGTTAGGTATAGAACTGGACAAAAGCTCGCAAAGTAGTGATTGGGGTAGCAACGAAGATTTAACAAAAGATCAATTAGATTATGCAGCAAATGATGTTAGATATTTAATTGAAGCCATGCATAAATTAAAAGTTATCTTAGAAAGAGAGAATAGATATGAATTAGCTCAAAAATGTTTCGAAACAGTTTCTCTATATGCTGATTTAGACATACTAAAATTCTCAAATATATTTGAACATTAA
- a CDS encoding four-carbon acid sugar kinase family protein, with translation MKFVVIDDDPTGSQTVQDCLLLLKWDCSTLVKGFESKSNLFFILANTRSLSENDAKLTIEEICKNLKTVITSQAYEEEIIFISRGDSTLRGHNFLEPSALNSCLGPFDATFHIPAFIEGKRLTINGSHFVDKTPISQTIFATDKIFGYETSNVKNLLFQQSKSQINFEDIQNLLLSDIEMLNDEENNIVFKTLKNLKNNKHVVVDVENYSQLKKFSLVIKKLIKQKKFLFRTAASFISSISEKKSVSQSKKFFYNLRIRNKEKSFLPGLIIVGSYVKLSTMQLNNLLEIRNCNPIELDVFEFFKISSLDNNKKQMNLFKNKFLKEIRFSFEKGKTPVLFTSRKFMSLDSSELLNFYNLLACFIAELVADLKYEIGYLISKGGITTNLILSNGLNADYVYLEGQIFKGISVVTYDLKNDEKLPIVTHPGNIGTEDSLVNIWKVFESKNNF, from the coding sequence ATGAAATTTGTCGTTATAGATGATGATCCTACAGGCTCTCAAACTGTTCAAGATTGCTTATTACTGCTTAAGTGGGACTGCTCAACTTTAGTCAAAGGTTTTGAATCTAAATCTAATTTATTTTTTATTTTGGCTAATACAAGGTCGCTATCGGAAAATGATGCGAAATTAACAATAGAGGAAATTTGCAAAAATCTTAAGACTGTCATTACTTCTCAAGCCTATGAAGAAGAAATTATTTTTATAAGTAGAGGAGACTCTACTCTTCGAGGACATAACTTTTTAGAGCCAAGTGCCCTGAATAGTTGTTTAGGTCCTTTTGATGCCACTTTTCATATTCCAGCTTTCATAGAGGGTAAAAGATTAACAATTAATGGATCTCATTTTGTTGATAAAACTCCTATTAGTCAAACAATTTTTGCAACAGATAAAATTTTTGGATATGAGACAAGTAATGTTAAGAATCTTTTATTTCAGCAGAGTAAATCGCAAATAAATTTTGAAGATATTCAAAATCTTTTATTGTCAGATATCGAAATGCTAAATGATGAAGAAAATAATATTGTTTTTAAAACATTAAAGAACTTGAAGAATAATAAACATGTAGTTGTAGATGTAGAAAATTATTCTCAACTAAAAAAATTTTCTTTAGTAATTAAAAAATTAATTAAACAAAAAAAATTCCTCTTTCGAACTGCAGCAAGTTTTATAAGTTCAATTTCTGAGAAAAAAAGTGTCTCTCAGAGTAAAAAATTTTTCTATAATTTAAGAATAAGAAATAAAGAAAAGAGCTTTCTTCCAGGACTAATAATTGTTGGATCTTATGTAAAACTTTCAACAATGCAATTGAATAATTTGTTAGAGATAAGAAATTGCAATCCAATTGAATTAGATGTTTTTGAATTTTTTAAAATTTCTTCATTAGATAATAATAAGAAGCAAATGAATTTGTTTAAAAATAAATTTTTGAAAGAAATTAGATTTTCTTTTGAGAAAGGGAAAACACCTGTCTTGTTTACTTCAAGAAAATTTATGTCTTTAGATTCTTCTGAACTATTGAATTTTTATAATTTACTTGCTTGTTTTATTGCTGAATTAGTCGCAGATTTGAAGTATGAAATAGGATATTTGATTTCGAAAGGTGGAATAACAACAAATTTGATTCTTAGTAATGGACTTAATGCAGATTATGTTTATCTTGAGGGACAGATTTTTAAAGGTATTTCAGTAGTGACTTATGACCTAAAAAATGACGAAAAACTTCCTATCGTTACTCATCCTGGAAACATTGGCACTGAAGATTCACTCGTTAATATTTGGAAAGTTTTTGAAAGTAAAAATAATTTTTAA
- a CDS encoding NADP-dependent isocitrate dehydrogenase: protein MPKFEKLTLPNEGEIITFNQGKPNVPNNPIVPFIRGDGTGVDIWPATQIVLDSAIKKSYGEERKINWFKVYAGDEACELYGTYNYLPQDTIEAIKHFGVAIKGPLTTPIGGGIRSLNVALRQIFDLYSCVRPCKYYSGTPSPHKNPQNLDVIVYRENTEDIYMGIEWEAEDNNCLELINHLNNVVIPKSKNLKNRSIPNGSGIGIKPVSKTGSQRHIRKAIEHAKRLSGDKRHVTLVHKGNIMKYTEGAFRDWGYELAVNEFREDCITERESWILDNIQKNPEITIENNGRKIEPGFDKLTNNKKAFICEEIKEVIASISNSHGDGKWRKLVLIDDRIADSIFQQIQTRPQEYSILATLNLNGDYVSDAAAAIVGGLGMAPGANIGDNAAIFEATHGTAPKHAGLNKINPGSVILSGVMMLEYFGWNEAANLITNGLSKAIEQKKVTYDLARLMEPKVEPLSCSSFAEEIISNF, encoded by the coding sequence ATGCCAAAATTTGAAAAATTAACTTTACCTAATGAAGGCGAGATAATAACTTTTAATCAAGGCAAACCTAATGTTCCTAATAATCCAATTGTCCCATTTATTAGGGGTGATGGTACTGGAGTTGATATTTGGCCTGCTACTCAAATCGTTCTTGATTCAGCGATTAAAAAAAGCTATGGAGAAGAAAGAAAAATTAATTGGTTTAAAGTCTATGCAGGCGATGAAGCTTGTGAGCTTTATGGAACATATAACTATCTCCCTCAAGATACTATTGAAGCAATCAAACACTTTGGTGTAGCCATCAAAGGTCCTTTAACGACTCCCATCGGTGGAGGTATTAGATCTCTTAATGTTGCATTAAGGCAAATCTTTGATTTATATAGCTGTGTTAGACCATGCAAATATTATTCAGGAACTCCAAGCCCTCACAAAAACCCCCAAAATTTAGACGTTATCGTCTATAGAGAAAATACTGAGGATATTTACATGGGAATTGAATGGGAAGCAGAGGATAATAATTGTCTTGAATTAATTAATCACTTAAACAACGTAGTCATACCAAAAAGTAAAAATTTAAAAAATAGATCCATACCAAACGGTTCAGGCATTGGAATAAAACCAGTGAGTAAAACTGGTAGCCAAAGGCATATTAGAAAAGCTATTGAACATGCTAAAAGATTATCAGGAGATAAAAGGCATGTCACTCTTGTACATAAAGGGAATATTATGAAATACACAGAAGGTGCATTTAGAGATTGGGGATATGAATTAGCAGTAAATGAATTTAGAGAAGATTGCATTACAGAAAGAGAAAGCTGGATTTTAGACAATATTCAGAAAAACCCAGAAATTACAATTGAAAATAATGGTCGAAAAATTGAACCAGGTTTTGACAAGCTAACAAATAACAAAAAAGCATTCATTTGCGAAGAAATTAAAGAAGTTATTGCATCAATATCAAATTCTCACGGAGATGGGAAATGGAGAAAACTTGTTCTTATTGATGATCGGATAGCTGATAGTATATTTCAACAAATTCAAACTAGACCTCAAGAATATTCAATTCTTGCAACATTAAACCTTAATGGAGACTATGTTTCTGATGCGGCTGCAGCAATTGTTGGAGGCCTAGGTATGGCTCCCGGTGCAAATATTGGAGATAATGCAGCAATTTTCGAAGCTACGCACGGTACTGCTCCAAAACATGCCGGCTTAAACAAGATTAATCCAGGCTCAGTAATTCTTAGTGGTGTAATGATGCTTGAATATTTTGGTTGGAATGAAGCAGCTAACTTAATTACTAATGGTTTAAGTAAGGCAATAGAGCAAAAAAAAGTCACCTATGATCTAGCGCGCTTAATGGAACCAAAAGTAGAGCCACTATCCTGCAGCAGTTTTGCTGAAGAAATTATCTCAAATTTCTAA
- a CDS encoding low molecular weight protein-tyrosine-phosphatase translates to MNKISVLFVCLGNICRSPAAEAIFIRLLEKKGLTDAFIVDSAGTGSWHIGKKADSRMRIAAERRDINILSRARQINSKDFEEFNYILAMDDSNFKNIQDLKNRTASNGFASIKKIQDFRSVFNEQEVPDPYFGGDEGFDYVLDILEDSVNGFMESIS, encoded by the coding sequence ATGAATAAAATTTCTGTTCTTTTTGTATGTTTGGGAAATATTTGTAGGTCTCCTGCAGCAGAAGCTATCTTTATAAGACTACTTGAAAAAAAGGGATTGACCGATGCCTTTATTGTTGATTCTGCTGGAACTGGGAGTTGGCATATTGGAAAAAAAGCTGACTCTAGGATGAGAATTGCGGCAGAAAGAAGAGATATAAACATCTTAAGCAGGGCTCGTCAAATTAATAGCAAAGATTTTGAGGAATTTAACTATATTCTTGCTATGGACGATTCAAATTTTAAAAATATTCAAGATCTTAAAAATAGAACAGCTTCAAATGGTTTTGCATCAATAAAAAAAATACAAGATTTTAGATCAGTTTTTAATGAGCAAGAAGTTCCTGACCCATATTTTGGAGGTGATGAGGGCTTCGATTATGTCCTTGATATTTTAGAAGACTCTGTAAACGGTTTTATGGAAAGTATTTCTTGA
- a CDS encoding 15,16-dihydrobiliverdin:ferredoxin oxidoreductase, which translates to MFDSLVDFLKTNIDELNGHEVKISSEFKEHHNEDSKYIIKNWLFSSPEYRKWRITRLDGGKKLQVFNTVAYPNFDSELPILGADILWFGTSQKLLAILDYQPLIQESKYLEKYCSSLGSIKKKYSAFDNNKMKNIYDSKKYFSPWVIICRGNKLNLDRDLNNIFHSFVNNYLKIYKSNPVNQFLNAEEIKINHIKYDKYSFEKDPADKLFKSFFGEKWTKKFINKFLFTLNNEIIH; encoded by the coding sequence ATGTTTGATTCATTAGTTGATTTCCTTAAAACCAATATTGATGAATTAAATGGACATGAAGTAAAAATATCTAGTGAATTTAAAGAACATCACAATGAAGACTCAAAATATATTATTAAAAATTGGCTTTTTTCATCTCCCGAATATAGAAAGTGGCGAATAACAAGATTAGATGGTGGTAAAAAACTGCAAGTGTTTAATACGGTCGCATATCCTAATTTTGATAGTGAATTGCCTATTTTAGGAGCTGATATTTTATGGTTTGGAACTTCTCAAAAGTTATTAGCAATACTTGATTATCAACCTTTAATTCAAGAAAGCAAATATCTTGAAAAATATTGTTCAAGTTTAGGTAGTATTAAGAAAAAATATTCTGCATTTGATAATAATAAAATGAAGAATATATATGATTCAAAAAAATATTTCTCCCCATGGGTGATTATATGTAGAGGAAATAAATTAAATCTTGATAGGGATTTAAATAATATATTCCATTCATTTGTAAATAATTATTTGAAAATTTATAAATCGAATCCTGTTAATCAATTTTTAAATGCGGAAGAAATAAAGATTAATCATATTAAATATGATAAGTACAGTTTTGAAAAAGACCCTGCAGATAAATTGTTTAAATCTTTTTTTGGAGAAAAATGGACAAAAAAATTTATCAATAAATTTCTATTTACATTAAATAATGAGATTATTCATTGA